From the genome of Candidatus Poribacteria bacterium, one region includes:
- the sppA gene encoding signal peptide peptidase SppA, with translation MKLLKTYASLLILFLLVSPIFAEGHAAEETPPPVKKYAEFTLSGTYADTKTVSTFGASSTKTLRGLFKKLDALQTDDDLAGIIFKIEGVSVGWAVLQEIRTKLNEFHETGKETIGYLESGGNAEYLLAATMDRIVLMPTGSLNLTGLRAEILFYKGLLDKLDIEADMLAMGKYKSGVEPYMRDGMSDEFRESMTALLDDLYTQFLNHIAENRDGITEASVANLINSGPFTAEEAEEKKLVDALQYYDELVASLKAASPDEDVQVAKPGYERKRKVPDMNSFAGLMQLFSILNPPQRAQAASENQIALIYASGPILPDIDSPFISMSAITPKELKKAFEKARTDDSVRAVVLRIDSPGGSALASDLIWRAVMLTQREKPVVVSMGNVAASGGYYIAMAAGTIIAHPSTLTGSIGVFGGKLNLKGLYNKAGLTKEIIAHGQNATLYSDYGGFTPTERERVEKMMKTVYEDFVNKAATGRNKSFDEIDEIAQGRVWTGKQAKEIGLVDEIGGLDTALSIAKKQAGFAEADEVGLIVLPKQRPFFEQILEQMIEDTDGSIRRGWVTQSLQFTANHPVLSMLGTPSQHIITWLNLFGFENGTQIVTILPYDILIR, from the coding sequence ATGAAATTATTAAAAACGTATGCCTCTCTACTGATACTGTTTCTCCTCGTTTCCCCGATATTTGCTGAGGGACACGCAGCAGAAGAAACACCGCCTCCCGTTAAGAAATACGCTGAATTCACACTGAGCGGCACCTACGCCGACACCAAGACAGTCAGCACATTCGGTGCCTCCTCAACAAAGACACTGCGGGGACTTTTTAAGAAATTAGATGCCCTCCAAACAGACGATGATCTCGCTGGTATTATCTTCAAAATAGAAGGGGTTAGCGTAGGATGGGCAGTGCTTCAAGAAATCCGCACCAAACTAAACGAATTCCACGAAACAGGAAAAGAGACGATCGGTTATCTCGAAAGCGGTGGTAATGCCGAGTACCTTCTTGCTGCGACAATGGATCGCATCGTCCTAATGCCTACCGGAAGCCTCAATTTAACCGGTTTACGTGCTGAAATCCTTTTCTATAAAGGGCTGCTGGACAAACTGGATATTGAGGCAGATATGCTGGCAATGGGAAAATACAAATCTGGTGTTGAACCCTATATGCGTGACGGTATGTCGGATGAATTTCGTGAGTCGATGACTGCGCTGCTTGATGATCTGTACACCCAATTCCTGAACCACATCGCTGAAAATCGAGACGGTATCACCGAAGCAAGTGTTGCGAATTTAATCAACAGCGGTCCGTTCACAGCAGAAGAGGCAGAGGAGAAAAAATTAGTTGATGCTTTACAATACTACGACGAATTGGTAGCCTCACTGAAAGCAGCATCTCCAGACGAAGATGTTCAAGTTGCCAAACCCGGATATGAGCGCAAACGAAAAGTGCCGGATATGAACAGTTTCGCCGGACTTATGCAGCTATTCAGTATATTGAATCCGCCCCAACGTGCGCAAGCTGCATCGGAAAATCAGATCGCGCTTATCTATGCCAGCGGCCCCATTTTACCCGATATTGACTCACCTTTCATCTCAATGTCAGCAATTACGCCAAAAGAACTAAAGAAGGCATTTGAAAAAGCACGCACGGATGATTCCGTTCGGGCAGTCGTGCTACGTATTGACAGTCCCGGCGGTTCCGCACTCGCTTCAGACTTAATTTGGCGAGCGGTGATGCTCACACAACGCGAAAAACCGGTCGTCGTTTCCATGGGAAATGTCGCTGCCTCCGGTGGTTACTATATTGCGATGGCAGCAGGGACAATCATCGCACATCCGAGTACACTGACAGGTTCAATCGGTGTATTCGGCGGTAAACTGAATCTGAAGGGACTCTACAATAAAGCAGGTTTGACAAAGGAGATCATCGCACACGGTCAGAACGCTACCTTGTATTCGGATTACGGCGGTTTTACACCCACCGAGCGGGAACGCGTCGAAAAGATGATGAAGACCGTCTATGAAGATTTTGTCAACAAAGCAGCAACAGGAAGAAATAAATCCTTTGACGAAATCGACGAAATCGCACAAGGACGTGTTTGGACAGGTAAACAGGCGAAGGAGATTGGGCTTGTCGATGAAATCGGAGGACTTGATACTGCGCTGTCTATCGCGAAGAAACAGGCAGGGTTTGCCGAGGCGGACGAAGTTGGCCTTATCGTCCTACCGAAGCAGCGTCCGTTTTTTGAACAAATCTTAGAGCAGATGATCGAAGATACAGACGGTTCAATCCGTAGGGGCTGGGTTACCCAGTCCCTACAATTCACCGCCAACCATCCTGTGTTATCTATGTTAGGCACGCCATCACAGCATATTATCACGTGGTTGAACCTGTTTGGCTTTGAGAATGGCACACAAATCGTAACAATTTTACCTTATGATATTTTAATTCGGTGA
- a CDS encoding phytanoyl-CoA dioxygenase family protein — MKSKSEFSAQLASRNLLDKSHVDLTDEQVAFFQENGYLSIPRITTDEEIEWLKGIYDELFTERTGEAQGRYFDLAGPRAHNGRETLPQVLGPEAQFPELRETVYFQNAQRLAAKLLSVEAEKVSGGGHMILKPAHYGNETPWHQDEAYWNPEVLPHSLSVWLPLDKATLESGCLQFIPKSHKGEVRWHRHIDNDPLVHGLVTDDVDISEAVACPIPAGGATFHHCRTLHYSAPNSTAAARRAYILVFGSPPKKLDKPAHRPWQKEEQEALSKLESLAANS, encoded by the coding sequence ATGAAATCTAAGAGTGAATTTTCGGCGCAGCTTGCAAGCCGAAACTTGCTTGACAAAAGCCACGTAGACCTAACTGACGAACAGGTCGCTTTTTTTCAAGAGAACGGATACCTGAGCATCCCGCGCATCACGACGGATGAAGAAATCGAATGGCTTAAAGGCATTTACGATGAACTTTTCACGGAACGAACCGGAGAGGCGCAAGGACGTTACTTTGATCTCGCTGGCCCGCGTGCGCACAACGGGCGGGAGACGTTACCGCAAGTATTGGGGCCTGAGGCACAATTCCCTGAACTCCGCGAGACTGTCTATTTCCAAAACGCCCAACGACTCGCCGCAAAGTTGCTCAGCGTAGAGGCTGAAAAAGTCAGCGGTGGCGGACACATGATTTTGAAACCCGCACACTACGGCAATGAAACGCCGTGGCATCAGGACGAAGCGTACTGGAACCCCGAAGTCCTACCACACAGCCTAAGCGTCTGGCTACCGCTTGATAAAGCAACGCTTGAGAGCGGATGCCTCCAATTCATCCCAAAATCGCACAAAGGAGAGGTGCGTTGGCATCGGCATATTGACAATGATCCGCTCGTACACGGGTTAGTGACAGATGATGTTGACATATCGGAGGCAGTTGCCTGTCCGATACCCGCAGGCGGTGCAACGTTCCACCACTGCCGGACTTTACACTATTCCGCCCCTAATAGCACGGCAGCAGCACGTAGGGCATATATCCTCGTCTTCGGCAGTCCACCGAAAAAACTGGATAAGCCAGCACACCGTCCGTGGCAGAAGGAAGAGCAAGAAGCACTCTCGAAACTGGAGTCTTTGGCGGCAAATTCGTAA
- a CDS encoding AAA family ATPase, whose protein sequence is MKIICTGISCSGRKELMANFKILCMKQRLNIGFFNIGDVMHSAAAESRVHFTDKVLDSDPAVLSLARRTAFYEIARRAESYEHAIIGLHACFRWRGSLIEGFSFKDIEILLPDLLINVVDNITDISERMKESGQWSGMDNSTLNVWLDEEEFLTRQIAHFTEKPHYTVARQHDLENFYELLFSPKPKFYLSYPITLLRDTPKEIEKIREIGEKLSRSFIVFDPLTIKDMALVTAGGDGSVPTTMGEMDDGVIEQIKTRTISRDYQFVHQSDFVVVIYPTDKLSPGVLSEMNYATRHNKPVYAVYTGTRSIFFENLCDRIFDTYEELTDFLTTTYKVDEN, encoded by the coding sequence ATGAAGATTATTTGTACCGGCATCAGCTGTTCGGGGCGCAAAGAGTTGATGGCAAATTTTAAAATACTCTGTATGAAACAGAGACTGAACATCGGCTTCTTCAATATTGGCGATGTTATGCACAGTGCTGCAGCGGAATCTCGTGTCCATTTTACAGACAAAGTACTCGATTCAGATCCAGCCGTTTTATCGTTGGCACGGCGCACCGCTTTCTATGAAATCGCACGACGCGCCGAATCGTATGAACATGCCATCATCGGACTACACGCCTGCTTTCGGTGGCGCGGAAGTCTTATCGAAGGATTCTCTTTCAAAGATATTGAAATCCTCCTGCCCGATCTTCTGATTAACGTTGTTGACAATATCACCGATATATCGGAACGGATGAAAGAAAGTGGACAATGGTCAGGTATGGATAATTCCACACTCAACGTTTGGTTAGACGAGGAAGAGTTCCTGACGCGACAAATCGCACATTTCACAGAGAAACCACACTACACCGTCGCAAGACAACATGATCTTGAGAATTTTTACGAACTCCTCTTTTCACCGAAACCGAAATTTTACCTCAGTTATCCGATTACACTTCTCAGAGACACTCCAAAGGAAATTGAAAAAATCCGAGAGATCGGCGAAAAATTGAGTCGGTCATTTATTGTTTTTGATCCGCTCACAATTAAAGATATGGCACTGGTGACCGCTGGTGGAGATGGGAGTGTCCCCACGACTATGGGTGAGATGGACGACGGCGTGATTGAACAGATTAAAACTCGAACAATCTCACGGGATTACCAATTCGTCCACCAGAGCGATTTTGTCGTTGTCATCTATCCGACAGACAAATTGTCGCCCGGTGTTCTCAGCGAAATGAACTATGCAACTCGCCATAACAAACCGGTGTACGCCGTCTACACAGGAACGCGAAGCATTTTTTTTGAGAACTTATGCGACCGGATCTTTGACACCTACGAGGAGTTAACAGATTTTCTGACGACCACGTATAAAGTAGATGAAAATTGA
- a CDS encoding RimK family alpha-L-glutamate ligase — MKIGILSRGPQNHSTRSLSEAACNAGHTAEILDPFGFYLHVGGTSNRITYHGKSVEDVDVLIPRLSRTTAQYGEEVVAHFEWIGTPVINRAKPIAAARHKFHSLRILAQHGLPIPPSLTVGSSEFLENAVAKTGDYPFILKPFYGTHGRGVMLIDTPTSLTSAVDALCDLHHDYVIQPFIVEAGGVDIRVLVVGGEAIAVMKRSAPPGEFRANIHKGGVGEVVTLPENYINTAIKAAAALELEIAGVDLLQTNQGPVVLEVNPSPGFEELETVTGINIAAVIIEFAAKFTQNR; from the coding sequence ATGAAAATTGGTATCCTCTCTCGGGGACCTCAAAACCACTCCACACGCAGTCTCAGCGAAGCTGCCTGCAATGCAGGACACACCGCAGAAATTTTAGATCCCTTCGGGTTTTACCTCCATGTCGGTGGTACCAGCAACCGGATCACATATCACGGAAAATCGGTAGAGGATGTCGATGTCCTTATACCACGGCTCAGCCGCACAACGGCGCAATACGGCGAAGAGGTCGTGGCACACTTCGAATGGATCGGCACCCCTGTAATCAATCGCGCAAAACCAATTGCAGCAGCACGACACAAATTCCATTCGCTCCGTATCCTCGCACAGCATGGCTTACCCATCCCACCAAGTCTCACCGTCGGTTCCTCCGAATTTTTAGAGAACGCCGTAGCCAAAACGGGAGATTACCCATTTATTTTGAAACCGTTCTACGGCACACACGGCAGAGGTGTTATGTTAATAGATACACCGACATCACTCACGTCAGCAGTGGATGCCCTCTGTGATCTCCATCATGATTACGTAATCCAACCTTTTATTGTAGAGGCAGGCGGGGTGGACATCCGCGTCCTCGTCGTTGGAGGCGAAGCAATCGCTGTGATGAAAAGAAGCGCGCCTCCCGGCGAATTCCGAGCAAATATCCACAAAGGTGGCGTTGGGGAGGTGGTTACGCTACCAGAAAACTATATCAACACCGCTATCAAAGCCGCCGCCGCACTGGAACTGGAGATAGCCGGTGTCGATCTACTCCAAACAAACCAAGGACCCGTCGTCTTAGAAGTCAATCCATCACCGGGGTTTGAGGAACTGGAAACGGTCACAGGGATTAATATCGCAGCTGTGATCATCGAATTCGCAGCGAAGTTTACACAAAACCGATGA
- a CDS encoding glycosyltransferase family 4 protein: MMQTNAALRKDTVACMDDTPKKILMFNHEFPPIGGGGGWVSYFLGKHFAAAGHDVHLITSQFRDCPKDEEVEGFHVHRVRALRKNPDVCAVHEMLTYAVSSSLHGLRFAKQFQPDIVQVFFGIPAGGGAYLLQKRRNVPYVIFLGGRDVPSRNPDPPYYRWLYLLLKPVIRAIWGNASAVVACSEGLRELARETDSDVKMDVIPDAVDLETFTPVQRDAYPEKVRVLTIGRLIPRKGFQFLIRALPQVLEKVSHNFEIEIVGDGPYHGELLKLAENLGVASHLHFAGSVPYPKLPEKYSDADLLILPSLAEGMPLVVLEAMGTGLPIIASRVQGIDELVGDGVNGALFDPGDVDGLAHCLVKLINANEGRIEMGKASIERVKPYDWKNIANAYLSLYADILAKGEK, encoded by the coding sequence ATGATGCAAACTAACGCTGCGCTACGAAAGGATACAGTTGCCTGTATGGATGATACCCCGAAAAAGATCTTAATGTTCAATCATGAATTCCCACCGATCGGCGGCGGTGGCGGTTGGGTGAGTTATTTCTTAGGCAAACACTTCGCGGCGGCAGGACACGATGTGCATCTGATTACTTCGCAATTTCGTGATTGCCCGAAAGACGAGGAGGTGGAAGGCTTTCATGTGCATCGCGTACGCGCGCTTCGGAAAAACCCTGATGTATGTGCCGTACACGAGATGCTGACTTATGCCGTAAGTTCAAGTCTCCATGGATTACGGTTTGCCAAGCAGTTTCAACCGGATATCGTCCAAGTCTTTTTCGGCATTCCCGCCGGTGGCGGTGCTTATCTTCTACAAAAACGGCGCAACGTGCCGTATGTCATATTTCTGGGCGGGCGCGATGTGCCGAGCCGTAATCCTGATCCACCTTATTATCGGTGGTTATATCTGTTACTGAAACCCGTCATCCGAGCGATTTGGGGAAACGCATCAGCGGTCGTCGCTTGTAGCGAAGGCTTGCGCGAACTTGCGCGAGAGACGGATTCGGATGTAAAAATGGATGTGATCCCCGATGCTGTGGATTTGGAAACTTTTACACCCGTCCAACGCGACGCCTATCCAGAAAAGGTACGGGTTCTCACAATTGGGAGGCTTATCCCTCGCAAAGGGTTCCAATTTCTAATCCGCGCGCTTCCCCAAGTCCTTGAAAAGGTCTCACATAACTTTGAAATAGAGATCGTCGGCGATGGACCGTATCACGGAGAACTCCTGAAATTAGCAGAAAATCTCGGTGTAGCATCACATCTCCACTTTGCAGGTTCAGTCCCATATCCGAAATTGCCAGAAAAATATAGTGATGCCGACCTCTTAATTTTACCTTCACTCGCAGAAGGAATGCCGCTTGTCGTCTTGGAGGCGATGGGAACAGGACTTCCGATCATTGCCAGTCGCGTTCAAGGTATCGATGAACTTGTGGGCGATGGGGTTAACGGTGCGCTGTTCGATCCCGGCGATGTTGATGGACTTGCGCACTGCCTTGTCAAACTGATTAATGCCAATGAAGGGCGCATTGAAATGGGCAAAGCGAGTATTGAACGCGTCAAACCATACGATTGGAAAAACATCGCAAACGCTTATTTAAGCCTCTATGCTGATATTTTAGCCAAAGGAGAAAAATAA
- a CDS encoding Gfo/Idh/MocA family oxidoreductase: protein MEPLRIGFLGAGGFARHTIYPALHLAPVALQAVCDADENRAKDAAGKFGTGRYYTDRHEMFEKEDLEAVIISMGPDPRQPLVLETLAAGYHVFTPKPPAPSLEETIALAETAEKHDKTLMVNFQRRFSLGVREARRIMQTESFGTLTQLFCSFCSGKYPTVKSYLLDFAIHHFDLARHIAGADVKELSVFHNEVDGQGAFAVGVEYTNGAVGSLQLSSQRLWQRNYDYIEITGQHEYIVLDGLWGAQHFTESGNSFTSNFSDQRNGELTGDGISLTEFVNAIREGREPVSSIQDCVGTMRFYDAVLQRKKGVISL, encoded by the coding sequence ATGGAACCTCTTCGGATAGGATTTCTCGGTGCTGGCGGTTTCGCACGGCACACTATTTATCCCGCGTTACATCTCGCACCCGTCGCGTTGCAAGCGGTTTGCGATGCAGACGAAAATCGTGCTAAGGATGCCGCTGGCAAATTCGGCACAGGTAGATATTACACGGATCGGCACGAAATGTTTGAAAAAGAAGACTTGGAAGCAGTGATTATTTCTATGGGACCTGACCCAAGGCAGCCGCTTGTGCTTGAAACGCTCGCGGCGGGATATCATGTATTTACACCAAAACCGCCTGCGCCATCTCTCGAAGAAACGATTGCTTTGGCAGAAACCGCAGAGAAACACGATAAGACACTCATGGTGAACTTCCAACGGCGGTTCAGTCTCGGTGTGCGAGAGGCAAGGCGGATTATGCAGACTGAATCCTTCGGCACACTTACCCAACTCTTCTGCTCGTTCTGTAGCGGGAAATACCCGACAGTCAAAAGTTATCTGCTTGATTTCGCGATCCATCACTTTGATCTGGCGCGGCATATCGCTGGTGCGGATGTGAAGGAACTCAGCGTTTTTCACAATGAAGTTGATGGACAAGGTGCATTTGCTGTCGGTGTAGAATATACAAATGGCGCGGTCGGAAGTTTGCAGCTGAGCAGCCAACGCTTATGGCAGCGCAATTATGACTACATCGAAATTACCGGTCAGCATGAATATATCGTTTTAGACGGGTTGTGGGGTGCTCAACACTTCACCGAATCTGGGAACAGCTTCACCTCAAACTTTTCTGATCAGCGAAATGGCGAATTGACTGGCGATGGCATTAGCCTTACCGAATTTGTCAATGCTATTCGTGAGGGTCGGGAACCGGTATCGAGTATCCAAGACTGCGTTGGTACAATGCGGTTCTATGATGCCGTGCTTCAACGGAAAAAAGGGGTTATTAGCCTTTAG
- a CDS encoding MFS transporter, producing the protein MSKQVGDQRRNFRFALLQGTFMRINLAFADSATVLPAFIHKLSGSDLLVGLTGSMMTVGWMWPQLLMSNLLEHRPRKMPFYALGMSVRVLAWLAVFFCTITIGEQNPMLLAACFLGFYFLSSSAMGVSTLPYMDIVSKSIEPQRRARFFSLRQLYGGFFAIWVGFLVRAVLGNEAEFTGILGRITQIFKTFTMYFIGTICNVETDLGFPYNYAFLFICSVTAAFLSFISFLGVREPIHPVQRTRQPISQHLKQGPHFLRTDANYRRFILFRVFGHFSGMASPFYIPYALNELGLSEATIGFFIVCSALSGVISNTIWGYVGEKYGVRWLLIITAGLMGIPAAIAFSSGVLPVSLQMPAFLLIFIVGGILGNGMMVGFMAYMLNIAPPRNRPTYIGFMNTLLMPVGFAPVLGGILAPHIGYRWLFAISIGISIAGFRIATGLQEIMHDNEVETETEA; encoded by the coding sequence ATGTCTAAACAAGTAGGTGACCAACGGCGGAACTTCCGATTTGCACTCCTGCAAGGCACTTTCATGCGAATCAACCTCGCATTTGCGGATTCCGCGACAGTGCTTCCTGCTTTTATCCATAAATTAAGCGGTTCCGACCTTCTGGTAGGTTTAACCGGTTCAATGATGACAGTAGGGTGGATGTGGCCACAACTGCTAATGTCCAATCTACTGGAACACCGTCCACGCAAAATGCCGTTTTATGCCCTCGGTATGAGCGTCCGCGTTTTGGCATGGCTCGCCGTCTTTTTCTGCACCATCACAATAGGTGAGCAAAACCCAATGTTGCTCGCCGCCTGCTTTCTCGGATTCTACTTCTTATCCTCCTCCGCCATGGGTGTTTCAACGCTCCCTTACATGGACATCGTCTCCAAATCTATAGAACCGCAGCGGCGCGCCCGTTTTTTTAGTCTGCGACAACTGTACGGTGGGTTTTTCGCCATCTGGGTCGGATTCCTCGTGCGGGCTGTTCTCGGAAATGAAGCCGAATTTACGGGCATTTTGGGACGGATTACACAGATTTTCAAGACGTTCACGATGTACTTTATCGGCACCATCTGTAATGTGGAAACGGACCTCGGTTTTCCCTATAACTACGCCTTTCTCTTTATCTGTTCGGTGACTGCAGCGTTTCTTTCATTTATCAGTTTTTTAGGCGTGCGTGAACCGATCCACCCTGTTCAACGAACACGGCAACCCATTTCACAACATCTAAAACAGGGACCGCACTTCCTCCGAACAGACGCAAATTACCGACGCTTTATTCTCTTTCGCGTCTTTGGGCATTTCTCTGGAATGGCATCCCCTTTCTACATCCCTTATGCACTGAACGAACTCGGACTTTCTGAGGCAACGATAGGCTTTTTTATTGTCTGTTCCGCGTTGAGCGGTGTGATTTCAAACACAATATGGGGATATGTCGGCGAGAAGTATGGGGTACGATGGCTCCTGATTATTACGGCAGGGTTGATGGGTATTCCTGCCGCAATCGCCTTTTCTTCGGGTGTATTGCCAGTGTCGTTACAAATGCCAGCCTTTTTGCTGATTTTCATAGTCGGTGGTATTTTGGGGAACGGCATGATGGTGGGTTTTATGGCATACATGCTGAATATCGCACCACCACGGAACCGTCCGACTTACATCGGCTTTATGAACACATTACTCATGCCTGTAGGTTTCGCCCCAGTGTTAGGTGGAATTCTCGCACCGCATATCGGTTATCGGTGGTTGTTCGCCATTTCAATCGGCATCTCTATCGCCGGCTTCCGCATCGCTACCGGTTTGCAAGAAATTATGCACGATAATGAAGTAGAAACTGAAACCGAAGCATAA
- a CDS encoding WD40 repeat domain-containing protein → MKLTSFFILLTLFTFSTLYLPISSAQDYTQWSLPDGAKTRIGKGSINDMQYSPDGAILAVAGSVGIWLYDAETFQELALLRKGEDSVRNISFSPDGRTLVSGSADKTVRLWDIATGKPKKALIGHAESITSLAFSPDSATLASGSLNGNIRFWDVNTGEHKTTLTGHAAEVRSLWFSPDDEILASTGPDGTLRLWDTNTGEEEKTLAAYGMLILAS, encoded by the coding sequence ATGAAACTCACCTCATTTTTCATCCTTTTAACGCTATTTACCTTTTCAACACTATACCTACCGATCAGTTCCGCCCAAGATTACACGCAATGGAGTTTACCCGACGGTGCCAAAACCCGCATTGGTAAGGGCAGTATCAATGATATGCAATATTCCCCAGACGGTGCTATATTAGCAGTCGCGGGTTCTGTCGGTATTTGGCTCTACGACGCGGAGACCTTTCAAGAACTTGCCTTGCTCAGGAAAGGTGAGGACAGTGTTCGTAACATATCGTTCAGTCCGGATGGCAGAACCCTCGTGAGTGGGAGTGCGGACAAGACAGTCCGCCTATGGGATATTGCTACTGGAAAACCCAAAAAAGCACTTATAGGGCATGCGGAGAGTATCACGAGCCTCGCATTTAGTCCCGATAGCGCAACGCTTGCAAGTGGCAGTCTGAACGGGAACATCCGCTTCTGGGATGTAAACACTGGAGAACACAAGACCACACTCACAGGTCATGCAGCAGAGGTGAGAAGCCTTTGGTTCAGTCCTGATGACGAAATCCTTGCAAGTACAGGGCCGGACGGCACCCTCCGCCTCTGGGATACAAACACTGGCGAGGAAGAGAAGACACTCGCCGCCTATGGGATGTTGATACTGGCGAGTTAA
- a CDS encoding alpha/beta fold hydrolase, producing the protein MQSNFHQIESDLLKTILVIVAMVVGFSISDAADPVAGHWEGQIEIPGQPIAVKIDLTINDSGWSGTIDIPAQGAKGLPLSDILVVEEDSGLRVKFSIRGVPGNPTFDGKLQDGAISGTFSQSGATFGFRLSRDIVVKDPARPQEPKPPFPYKIEEVAFQNGTVNLAGTLTLPQGDGPFPAVLLISGSGLQDRDETLVGHKPFWVLADHLSRASIAVLRVDDPGIGQSTPHPKPPTTADFATDVEAGVAFLKKDDRINRIGLIGHSEGGLIAAIVASRSNDVGFIVLMAGPGVPGAELLRKQNERIFDAAGIAGERKQNLLTLLDQLFTILTSEDIAEDERQQGVNEIVRKQLEINGVPQAQQDETYVRALAEQSLTPWMRYFLTFDPRPAFEKIRVPVLALNGELDVQVDAEQNLTAIVAALEKGGNHKVTVHRLPEHNHLFQRARTGLVNEYGAIEETLSPMVLDLIRDWILSVTH; encoded by the coding sequence GTGCAAAGCAACTTTCATCAGATAGAATCCGATTTACTTAAAACAATCCTTGTCATCGTGGCAATGGTGGTGGGGTTTTCGATTTCCGATGCAGCAGACCCGGTTGCCGGACACTGGGAGGGACAGATTGAGATTCCCGGTCAACCCATCGCCGTAAAAATTGATCTCACTATCAACGACAGTGGCTGGAGTGGAACTATCGACATTCCAGCACAAGGCGCGAAGGGATTACCACTGTCTGATATCCTTGTTGTGGAAGAAGATAGTGGTCTGCGCGTCAAATTCTCAATTCGCGGCGTGCCGGGGAATCCAACCTTTGACGGGAAACTGCAAGACGGTGCCATCAGTGGTACATTCAGCCAAAGTGGTGCTACATTCGGATTCCGTCTCTCCCGTGATATTGTCGTCAAGGATCCCGCAAGACCACAAGAACCAAAACCGCCGTTCCCTTATAAAATCGAAGAGGTAGCCTTTCAAAACGGTACAGTCAACCTTGCGGGGACTTTGACGTTACCACAAGGTGACGGTCCGTTTCCTGCCGTGCTCCTCATCTCCGGTAGTGGCTTGCAGGATCGAGACGAGACGTTGGTTGGTCACAAACCGTTTTGGGTGCTTGCCGACCATCTGAGCCGTGCAAGTATCGCTGTACTCCGTGTAGACGATCCCGGTATCGGTCAGTCAACGCCGCATCCGAAACCGCCAACGACAGCGGACTTCGCAACGGACGTAGAAGCAGGCGTGGCATTCCTTAAGAAAGATGACCGTATTAATCGTATCGGATTGATCGGTCACAGCGAAGGCGGTCTCATCGCAGCCATCGTCGCCAGTCGCAGCAATGATGTCGGCTTTATTGTACTGATGGCAGGTCCCGGTGTTCCTGGTGCCGAGTTGTTGCGTAAACAGAACGAACGTATTTTTGATGCAGCGGGAATAGCGGGTGAGCGTAAACAGAATTTACTAACGCTCCTCGATCAGTTGTTTACAATCTTGACTTCAGAAGATATCGCGGAAGACGAACGGCAACAAGGGGTCAATGAAATTGTACGCAAGCAGCTTGAAATTAACGGTGTTCCGCAAGCACAACAGGACGAGACGTACGTACGGGCACTCGCGGAACAGTCACTTACCCCATGGATGCGCTATTTCTTGACTTTTGATCCACGCCCTGCGTTTGAGAAAATCCGAGTGCCTGTCCTCGCGCTGAACGGTGAACTGGATGTACAGGTTGATGCCGAACAAAACCTCACGGCTATCGTCGCAGCTCTCGAAAAAGGCGGTAATCACAAAGTTACTGTGCATCGCCTGCCGGAACACAACCACCTCTTCCAACGCGCGCGTACAGGTTTGGTAAACGAGTACGGTGCCATTGAAGAGACGCTTTCACCGATGGTATTGGACTTAATTCGAGACTGGATATTGTCAGTAACGCACTGA